A region from the Hydra vulgaris chromosome 08, alternate assembly HydraT2T_AEP genome encodes:
- the LOC136083134 gene encoding metabotropic glutamate receptor 1-like: protein MSQEVVLDLIIGKSYGRYLSKDSYIYGTLQILTDVEEETTSLLSDIVAPYNNVFLFDFNDNNFGMNYKLNLIRTYFIPMKEDILFIVHWLNVKKFIFLIITTEESEQFNYLSITKRFTDLCYVEYSVYYQNTWQMILIAKELMPYVKHLFILTNSIDGLNTFLKICELNRVEIETIILESNISLNLYADVIKHKFNNIIFKKNLKRIRISDFCPSYFYDDYTMLEPLYINKFLPINMFELNKESPIYNDIYKIYFNNKNVDFVVSSECNVTCLPGFEPKIKNSLAKDKNKRFKSCDPCKENSFKEGNNTNECRVCPSGFISNADKKYCKDSFNTKVLTFKSTEGLIITGFSAVNILSGFIIMVILISKKKTPVVKSANFTLSMTQILCHLLISFFLPILYIIKPMIKICYIRHLVVGFLLTASAAIIYIKTVKYTYIFQRVYHMTKKRKIIATSIDWMRFALILVVQSLLGTILMIKSPPVILLHINSEKKIRLFECSSDSQFGAQVIYIGCVLLVSAIQSFHTRNLPSYFNETQSITYSSGISSILLICYFPLYYGNEDINLRTVATAFLILSINITIMGIMFAPKLYLIYFKPENNTKNNFRIEMIDYSKSLFVIS from the coding sequence ATGTCTCAAGAAGTTGTACTGGACTTGATTATTGGAAAATCCTATGGAAGATATTTGAGCAAGGATTCGTATATATACGGAACACTGCAAATATTAACGGATGTTGAAGAAGAAACAACGTCTTTACTCTCCGATATTGTTGCTCCATACAACAATGtctttttgtttgattttaacgACAACAACTTTGGAATGAATTACAAGCTCAATTTAATACGAACATATTTTATTCCAATGAAAGAAGATATCTTATTTATTGTTCATTGGTTAAAtgtgaaaaagtttatttttttgattattaccACAGAGGAAAGcgaacaatttaattatttatcaataacAAAGCGTTTTACTGACCTTTGCTATGTAGAATACTCTGTATATTACCAAAACACCTGGCAAATGATTTTAATTGCAAAAGAATTAATGCCTTATGTTAAACATCTTTTCATTTTAACCAATTCTATTGACGggttaaacacatttttaaaaatatgcgaATTGAACCGAGTTGAAATCGAAACGATTATTTTAGAAAGCAATATATCTTTGAATTTATACGCTGATGTAATAAAACATaagtttaataacattatttttaaaaaaaatttaaaaagaattcgCATATCTGATTTTTGCCCTTCGTATTTCTACGACGATTATACAATGCTCGAGCCGttgtatataaacaaatttctgCCAATAAACATGTTTGAATTGAATAAAGAATCGCCAATATACAatgatatttacaaaatatattttaacaacaaaaatgtaGATTTTGTTGTGTCATCGGAATGTAATGTAACGTGCCTGCCTGGTTTcgaaccaaaaattaaaaactctctagcgaaagataaaaataaacgttttaaatcTTGCGACCCTTGCAAAGAAAACTCTTTCAAAGAAGGTAACAATACAAATGAATGCAGAGTTTGTCCGTCAGGATTTATTTCAAATGCTGATAAAAAGTATTGCAAGGATTCTTTTAATACAAAGGTTTTAACATTTAAGAGTACTGAGGGTTTAATAATAACCGGGTTTTCTGCTGTTAACATTTTATCTGGATTTATTATAATGGTTATATTGATCTCTAAAAAAAAGACTCCCGTTGTTAAGTCAGCTAATTTTACATTGTCTATGACACAAATACTTTGTCATttgttgatttcattttttctcccaattttatatattattaaaccgatgattaaaatttgttacattCGACATTTGGTTGTTGGGTTTTTGCTTACAGCTTCTGCAgcaattatttacataaaaacagtaaaatatacttatatttttcaGAGAGTATATCACATGACTAAAAAGCGAAAAATTATTGCAACCTCTATTGATTGGATGAGGTTCGCTCTTATTTTAGTTGTTCAAAGTTTATTGGGAACAATTTTGATGATTAAGTCACCTCCAGTTATTTTATTGCACataaatagtgaaaaaaaaatcaggttGTTTGAATGCTCATCAGACTCTCAATTCGGAGCACAAGTTATTTATATTGGTTGTGTGCTGTTGGTATCCGCCATTCAAAGTTTTCATACTCGTAATCTTCCTTCTTATTTTAACGAAACACAATCTATAACATACAGCTCTGGAATATcttctattttattaatttgttactttCCTCTTTACTATGGTAAtgaagatataaatttgaggaCTGTTGCAACTGCTTTTCTCATATTATCAATCAATATAACTATAATGGGAATAATGTTTGCACcaaaattatatttgatttattttaaacctgagaacaacaccaaaaataattttcgcATTGAAATGATTGATTACTCAAAATCTCTCTTTGTTATTTCTTAG